From Fundidesulfovibrio terrae, a single genomic window includes:
- a CDS encoding NAD(P)H-dependent oxidoreductase yields the protein MSKVSIILCHPSPGSFNHAIAERASLTLKNLGHEVALHDLYAERFPPALPDVEIPRDGVVPGVITRHCEEIAQVDGIVVVHPNWWGMPPAVLTGWVDRVMRPGVAYEFLEGDGGEGVPRGLLKARSAVVLNTSNTLEDRERKVFGDPLERIWKDCIFDLCGVKDFHRRTFSVVVASTPEQRSSWLDEAEAMLTGIFGTA from the coding sequence ATGAGCAAGGTCTCGATCATCCTGTGCCACCCCTCCCCTGGCAGTTTCAACCATGCCATCGCCGAACGGGCGTCATTGACGCTCAAGAATCTCGGCCATGAGGTCGCCTTGCACGACCTCTACGCCGAGCGCTTTCCGCCAGCGCTGCCCGATGTGGAGATTCCCCGGGATGGCGTGGTGCCCGGTGTCATCACCCGGCACTGCGAGGAAATCGCCCAAGTGGACGGGATCGTGGTTGTGCACCCGAACTGGTGGGGCATGCCCCCGGCAGTGCTTACAGGCTGGGTGGACCGGGTGATGCGCCCCGGCGTGGCCTATGAGTTCCTCGAGGGCGACGGGGGCGAGGGGGTTCCCAGGGGACTCCTCAAGGCCAGAAGCGCAGTGGTCCTCAATACCTCCAACACGCTGGAAGACCGCGAGCGTAAAGTTTTCGGCGATCCGCTCGAACGCATCTGGAAAGACTGCATTTTCGATCTGTGCGGGGTGAAGGATTTCCACCGCCGGACTTTTTCCGTTGTGGTCGCCTCCACTCCTGAACAGCGCAGCAGCTGGCTGGACGAAGCCGAGGCCATGCTGACCGGCATTTTCGGAACTGCCTGA
- the dxs gene encoding 1-deoxy-D-xylulose-5-phosphate synthase produces MSLLDGHPLTMLARVEKPSDLAKLSTEELAHLAKDVRELIIATVSENGGHLAPSLGVVELTLALLSVFDPSRDKIVWDVGHQAYAYKILTGRRDTFHTLRTLGGVSGFPRMAESPYDHFGTGHSSTSISAASGMAMARDVLGASNKVLAVIGDGSMTAGLAYEGLNQAGGDERDLVVVLNDNKMSISKNVGALSLFLSRKLSNRWVQRAKKEFESMARLMPFGQEMVEIVKRGEESFKGFFTPGMLFEAFHFNYVGPIDGHDLPKLTSVFKEVRDMKGPVLVHVLTQKGRGYSPAEKNPTYFHGVGSFEPETGEAIKNAGVKLPSYTDVFGDTLCKLAAKDPRIVAITAAMPEGTGLSCFSRLFPERFVDVGICEQHAVTFAAGLATQGLKPVVAIYSTFLQRSYDQIVHDVCLQNLPVTLCLDRGGLVGEDGATHHGVFDLSFLRHIPNLVLMAPKDEAELQRMLATAMAHDGPVAIRYLRGVGIGAELACDPEPLPVGQGELLRDGKDALIVAIGSRVLPALQAAVELEAESGLSVAVYNARFVKPLPAEDLVSLAGRFSRVLTVEENALQGGFGSAVVELLSDEGKLAGTAVRRLGIPDHFVEHGPQKILREMLGIHKQGIKDAAKDLISS; encoded by the coding sequence ATGTCCCTTCTCGACGGACATCCCCTGACCATGCTCGCTCGCGTGGAAAAGCCTTCTGACTTAGCCAAGCTCTCCACGGAGGAGCTCGCGCACCTGGCCAAGGACGTGCGCGAACTCATCATCGCCACGGTCTCGGAAAACGGTGGACACCTGGCCCCGTCACTTGGCGTGGTGGAGCTCACCCTGGCGCTGCTTTCCGTTTTCGATCCTTCGCGTGACAAGATCGTCTGGGACGTGGGGCACCAGGCATATGCCTACAAGATCCTGACCGGACGCCGCGACACCTTCCACACTCTGCGCACCCTGGGCGGCGTGAGCGGCTTCCCGCGCATGGCCGAGAGCCCTTACGACCACTTCGGCACCGGGCACTCCAGCACGTCCATCTCGGCCGCGTCGGGCATGGCCATGGCCCGCGACGTGCTCGGGGCGAGCAACAAGGTGCTGGCCGTCATCGGCGACGGCTCCATGACCGCAGGCCTGGCCTACGAGGGCCTGAACCAGGCGGGCGGAGACGAGCGCGACCTGGTGGTCGTGCTCAACGACAACAAGATGTCCATCTCCAAGAACGTGGGGGCGCTGTCGCTGTTTTTGTCGCGCAAGCTCTCCAACCGCTGGGTGCAGCGGGCCAAGAAGGAGTTCGAGTCCATGGCCCGGCTCATGCCCTTCGGCCAGGAGATGGTGGAGATCGTCAAGCGCGGCGAGGAGTCCTTCAAGGGCTTCTTCACCCCGGGCATGCTCTTCGAGGCGTTCCATTTCAACTACGTGGGCCCCATCGACGGTCACGATCTGCCCAAGCTCACCTCCGTGTTCAAGGAGGTGCGCGACATGAAGGGCCCCGTGCTGGTGCACGTGCTCACCCAGAAGGGCAGGGGCTACAGCCCGGCCGAGAAGAATCCCACATATTTCCACGGGGTGGGCTCCTTCGAGCCGGAAACAGGCGAGGCCATCAAGAACGCGGGCGTCAAGCTGCCCTCGTACACCGACGTCTTCGGCGACACCCTGTGCAAGCTCGCCGCCAAGGACCCGCGTATCGTGGCCATCACCGCGGCCATGCCCGAAGGCACGGGGCTTTCCTGCTTCTCTCGGCTCTTCCCGGAGCGCTTCGTGGACGTGGGCATCTGCGAGCAGCACGCCGTGACCTTCGCTGCCGGCCTGGCCACCCAGGGGCTCAAACCCGTGGTGGCCATCTATTCAACGTTCCTGCAACGCTCCTACGACCAGATCGTGCACGACGTCTGCCTGCAGAACCTGCCTGTAACCCTCTGCCTGGACCGGGGAGGGCTGGTAGGCGAGGACGGAGCCACGCACCACGGTGTGTTCGACCTCTCCTTCCTGCGCCACATCCCAAACCTGGTGCTCATGGCACCCAAGGACGAGGCCGAACTCCAGAGGATGCTGGCCACGGCCATGGCCCACGACGGTCCCGTGGCCATACGCTACCTGCGTGGCGTGGGCATCGGGGCCGAGCTTGCATGCGACCCCGAACCTCTGCCTGTCGGCCAAGGGGAACTTCTGCGCGACGGCAAGGACGCGCTCATTGTGGCCATCGGCAGCCGGGTGCTCCCGGCGCTTCAGGCCGCCGTGGAATTGGAGGCTGAAAGCGGGCTGTCCGTGGCTGTCTACAACGCCCGGTTCGTCAAACCCCTGCCCGCCGAGGACCTGGTATCCCTGGCCGGGCGCTTCAGTCGCGTCCTCACCGTTGAGGAAAACGCCCTCCAGGGCGGGTTCGGTTCGGCAGTGGTGGAGCTTTTAAGCGACGAGGGGAAACTGGCGGGCACGGCGGTCAGGCGCCTGGGCATCCCGGACCACTTCGTGGAGCACGGGCCGCAGAAGATTCTGCGGGAGATGCTGGGCATCCACAAGCAGGGGATCAAGGACGCCGCGAAGGACCTTATTTCCTCTTAA
- a CDS encoding RidA family protein: MSAKEIIDTKNAPAAIGPYSQAVWAGDLLFCSGQIPIDPATGQIVPGGAADQARQVLVNVKAVLTAAGLGMENVVKATVFFKDMNDFQAVNEVYASCFAAPYPARSGVEVARLPRDVLVEVEVVAKR, from the coding sequence ATGTCCGCCAAAGAGATCATCGACACCAAGAACGCCCCGGCCGCCATCGGCCCCTATTCCCAGGCCGTTTGGGCCGGAGACCTGCTCTTCTGTTCCGGCCAGATACCCATCGACCCTGCCACGGGCCAGATCGTCCCCGGTGGGGCAGCCGATCAGGCCCGGCAGGTCCTGGTCAACGTCAAGGCCGTACTCACGGCCGCAGGCCTCGGCATGGAGAACGTAGTCAAAGCCACTGTCTTCTTTAAGGATATGAATGACTTCCAAGCTGTGAACGAGGTCTACGCCTCATGCTTCGCGGCCCCATACCCCGCCCGTTCCGGCGTCGAGGTGGCCCGGCTGCCCCGCGACGTGCTGGTAGAAGTCGAGGTTGTGGCCAAGCGCTAG
- a CDS encoding sulfite exporter TauE/SafE family protein has translation MGSYLLLTTAAFFAGVMNAVAGGGSFLTFPALVFTGVPSVIANASSTVALFPGSFASAWAYRRDFTHFENIPFKASLLVSLAGGVTGALLLLFTSQHAFDVVIPWLLAFATVLFTFGPKIAPWLSSRFHIGVPTVLACQYLVAIYGGYFGGAVGIIMLALFSLLGLKDIRSMNALKTLLGGSMNAVAVVCFVIAGKVWWTQTAVMLLGSVAGGYMGAHYARKMNPKIVRAIIVLIGVGMTIVFFRRGS, from the coding sequence ATGGGTTCGTATCTTTTGTTGACCACGGCCGCGTTCTTCGCTGGTGTCATGAACGCGGTGGCTGGCGGGGGCTCATTCCTCACGTTTCCCGCTCTGGTTTTCACCGGTGTGCCCTCGGTGATCGCCAACGCTTCGAGCACAGTGGCCCTGTTTCCCGGCAGCTTCGCCAGCGCCTGGGCCTATCGCCGGGATTTCACCCACTTTGAGAACATCCCCTTCAAGGCCTCCCTGCTCGTGAGTCTTGCCGGTGGAGTCACCGGTGCGCTGCTGCTTCTCTTCACATCGCAGCACGCCTTCGACGTGGTCATCCCCTGGCTTCTGGCTTTTGCTACCGTGCTTTTCACCTTCGGCCCCAAAATCGCCCCCTGGCTCAGCAGTCGCTTCCACATCGGCGTGCCCACGGTGCTTGCCTGTCAGTATCTGGTGGCCATCTACGGCGGATATTTCGGCGGCGCGGTGGGCATCATCATGCTGGCGCTGTTCAGCCTGCTGGGGCTCAAGGACATCCGCTCCATGAACGCGCTCAAGACGCTGCTTGGCGGCTCCATGAACGCGGTGGCCGTGGTGTGCTTCGTTATCGCGGGCAAGGTCTGGTGGACGCAGACCGCGGTGATGCTCTTGGGCTCGGTGGCAGGAGGCTACATGGGGGCCCACTACGCCAGGAAGATGAACCCCAAGATCGTGCGCGCCATCATCGTGCTCATCGGCGTGGGAATGACCATCGTGTTTTTCCGGCGCGGCTCCTGA